CGTGCTCGACCTGTACGCGTTCACCCCGTCCCGGCGCGTACGCCAGTCCGTGGAGGACTGATCCCGGCGCCGGGGCGGGCGGCCCGCCCCGGGAGGCGGCGCGTCAGACGCGGACGCCGAACATGAACGGCCCGCCGATGGTGTCCATCGACTCGTAGCGGACGACGGTGCCGGTACGCGGGGCGTGCAGGACCTGGCCGTTGCCCGCGTACAGGCCCACGTGGTGCAGGTCGTTGAAGAAGAAGACCAGGTCACCGACCTGGAGCTGGCTGCGGGTGAGCCGGGTCCCGATGCCCGACTGCGCCTCGGAGGTGCGCGGTATGGACACACCGGCCTGGGCGTAGGCCCAGGACGTGAGCCCCGAGCAGTCGAAGGACGACGGGCCGGTGGCGCCGTAGACGTACGGCTTGCCGATCTGGCTCTGGGCGGCCGAGAACGCGGCGCCGGCCCGGCCCGAGGCGGGCGGGGCGTCCTTGAGCTCCACCCGCTCGGTCGAGGAGCGGTTGGCACGCTGCTGTTCGGCGTCGAGGGCCGCCTTCTCCTTGGCGGTCAGGGTGTTGAGGAGCTTCTGCGCCTCGGCGAGCTTGCCCTGGACCTCCTTCTTCTTGTTGCCCAACTCGGTGCGGGTGGAGGCCAGGTCCTTGAGCTTCTCGGTGGCCTCGGCGCGCTCCTGGGCGAGTTCGCGCTGCTTGTCCTGGATCTTCTTCAGCGCCTCGACCTGCTGGCTGCTCAACTGGTCGAGCGTGGAGGCCTTGTCGAGGAAGTCGTCGGGGTCCGACGACAGGAAGAGCTGCACCGAGGCGTCGATGCCGCCCGAGCGGTACTGGGCGGTCGCCATCGAACCCAGGCCCTCGCGCAGCTTGTTCAGCTCCTGCTGGCCGCGGGCCACGTTGTCCTGGACGGTGGAGATCTCCTTCTGCAGCTTCTGCTGCTTCTCCTTGGCCCCGTTGTACTTCTCGGTGGCCTGCTCCGCCTGCTCGTAGAGCTTGTCGACCTTCGCCTTCACCTCGTCCTTGCCGAGCTTCTCGCCCGGGGCGGCGTTGGCCGCGTTCGCGCTCAGCGCGACGGCAGCGGCGGCTGCGGTGGTGAGCACGGTGACACGCGTGCGGCTCGGCTGCTTGGGTCGACGATGGGACGCCACAGGGGCGAGCTCCTTGCTCCTTCAGCCGCCTGTCCAACGCGTCGGTGGGCGGTGCCCCTCCACCGTCACTCCCGTTGAGTGATCACCCGAGCGAGGGGTTGGATCAAGACCTTAATGACTTTCTTACGGTTGGATCAAATGTTTGCATGGCAGAACTCGCTCGCCCGGTGCCGACTTGACCGCCAGACGACGCCGAATAGTGTCCGTCCGTGACGGTTTGATGCCGTTTCCGGCTCATCTCCTGCTCATCCACGAGACACTCGCAGATGCTGATTGGCCGTCAGGGTCAGCGCACCCTTCCCCGGGCCTTCAGTGGTACCGGCGGCAGTTCGGGGGCGCGGAGCGGGGCGCCGTCGTAGCCCTTCACCTCGCCGAACCGGGAGCCCGTCGTCCAGTCCTCGCGGGCCTGCTCGATGTCCTGCTGGGTGCGGCCGACGAAGTTCCACCACATGATCAGCTCCTCGGCGAACGGCTCGCCGCCCAGCAGCATGATCCCGGCGTCCGACTCGGCGCGCAGCGGGAGTTCGGTGCGGCCGCAGCCGAGGTAGAGCATCGAGCCCGGCAGCACCGGCACGCCGTCCACGTGCACCTCGCCGGACATGGCCAGGACGCCGTACTCGAAGTCCCGTTCCAGCGGCAGGCGGACGTCCGTGCCCCGGGTGAGCGCGAGGTCGGCTCCGACGATCGGGGTGAACGTCGTACCCGGGGAGGACGATCCGTCGAGGCCACCGAGGATCACCGTGGCCGTGAGGCCGGGCGCGGTGACCGTGGGCAGGTCGGCGTGGTACTCGAACATCGGCTCGGTGTGGCGGTGCTCGTCCGGCAGCGCGACCCACAGCTGCGCGCCGTGCAGGAAGCGGGCGTGCGACCGGGGGCTCTCCTCGGAGTGGCTGATCGCCCGGCCCGAGGTCATCAGGCCGAGCTGCTTGGGCCGGATCGTCTGGAGGCTGCCGGTCGAGTCGCGGTGCAGCACCTCGCCCTCGTGCAGCCAGCTCACCGTCTGCAACCCGATGTGCGGGTGCGGCGGGACCTGCATGCCGGGCTCGCCGGCGATGTCGTCGGGGCCGTAGTGGTCCACGAAGGCCCAGGCGCCGATCATGCGCCGGCCGAGGTTGGGCAGCAGTCGGCGCACCTCGGTCGACTCGCCCAGCTTCACGTGACGGGGGCTCAGCAGCTCGCGGACGGGCTCGGCGACGACGAATCCGCGGCCGCCGCACACACTCGGCACGGGCGCGCGGTCAAGGTTGCTCATGCCGCCCAACCTAGCGGCAGCCCGTTGCCGTTGCCGAGCGCGCGGACGGGTGGCCCGCGCGGCCGCCGCGGCCCCGGGCCCGGACCCGAGGCTCGGACCTGGGGCCCGGGCCCGGGCGAGCGGGCGATCCACGGCTCCCGCCGCGGCGGACGCGGACACCTTCCGCACCCCGTTCGGCGGATGAGGGTCCGGGACCCCCGGCGGATGAGGGTCCGGGACCCCCGGCGGATGAGGGACCGGGCCCCCGGCGGATGAGAGTCCGGGAGCGCTCGGCGGTTCACGGACCGGGCCCCTGGCGGATGAGAGTCCGGGAACGCTCGGCGGATGAGGGACCGGGACCCCTGGCGGATGAGGTACCGGCAACACTCGGCGGATCACGGACCGGGACCCCTGGCGGACGCGGGACCAGGAGCGCTGGGCGGATGAGGGACCGGGACCCCCGGCGGATCAGGGACCGGGGACGCTCGGCGACGGCTGGGCCGTGGTCGGTCGGACCGGGCTCGGGACGGGAGTGGGGGTGCCGGTCGCCGGCGGCCGGGGCCGGTGGGCCGGCTCGGCGGGCCGGTCCGGGCCGCCGCGGACGGCCAGGAACACCAGGGCCGCGACGGCGGCGAGGGCCAGCAGGCCCATCGCCGTCCGGCGCGGCACCGTCCCGCGCGGGCGGCCGGTCGCGGCCGGCGGACGCAGCGGCCGCAGATCGGCCGGGCCGACGGACCTAGCCCGCGCGTCCAGGGCGGCCCGCAGCCGCTCCTCGACGGCCGCGGTGCTCGTGCCGGACGTGCTCATCGCAGACCCTCCAGACGTCGGCCCAGGGCGTCGATGGCCCGGCTGGCCGTGGACTTGACGGTGCCCCGGGACAGTCCGAGCGTCGCCGCGATCTCGGCCTCGGTCAGGTGCGACCAGTACCGCAGCACCAGCACCTCGCGCTGACGCGTGGTCAGTGTCCGCAGGGCCGCCAGGACCTCCCGGTGGTCCTCGTGGAGCAGCACGTCCTCCTCCGGCGCGGGCGCGTGCCGCTCGGGTTCGGGAGTGTGCGCCCGTACGGTACGGCGCCGTCGCAGCACCGAGCGGGCCCCGTTGACGACACTGGTCCGCAGGTACGCCTCGGGGTCGTCCAGGGTGCCGAGCCGGTGGCCGTGGCGGCGGAACAGCGCGGTGAAGGCGTCCTGTACGACGTCCTCGGCCGTGGGCACGTCGTCGACCAGCAGCACCGCGAGCCGGACCAGGGACAGCCGGCGGTGGTGGTACAGCTCCTCGATGCCCGACGGGGACGAGGGCGCCCGGAGCGCAGGCGCGGTGGTGCCGTCGCCGCGGCCGGAGGGCGCCGGTCCCGCGGCCGTGCCGATCCCCACGCGGGCGAGGACGCGGGCGCACAGGGCACGCCGGCGAGGGACGCGGGCGCGTGGGACGTGGGGGCGCAGGGCGCGGCGGAACCGGCGCCACGATGGGGCGCCGGACTCCGGGGCGGCGGCCCGGTCCCAGGGCAGGGCCGCCGGTGGTGTCGCTGTCGTCATGGGTCTCCCGTCACCGGTGTGCGGGGAACCGCGCCGGGCGGCTCCCCGCACACCGGCATGCGTCAGTGGTGCTGCGGAACCGGCGCGGCCGTGGCGTGCCCGGGCGCGGGGACCGGACGCGGCGCCGCCGTCAGGTGGCCGTGGCCGTGCGGCCGCGCGGGGGCGGGCGCCGGTACCGGGGCCGCCGTGGCCCGGCCGGGAACGGACGGGACCGGCGAGGGCGTGGCCGTGGCGGGCAGCGTCGTGCTCGGGACGGGCCGGGGTGTGGCCGGCGCCGGACTCGGCTTCGGGCCGCCCGGGCGGGTCGGCGAGGGGACGGGCTTCGGGGTGGCCGTGCGCACCGGTGACGGCACCGGCGACGGGGTGGCGGTCCGGGCCGGTGACGGTACCGGTGACGGGGTGGCGGTCCGGGCCGGGGACGGCACCGGTGACGGGGTGGCCGTGCGGTCGGCGTGCGGCGCGGGGTGTGCGTCGCCCTGGACCGCCTGGGCGGTCACGGTGCCGGCGACGGCCAGGGCCGCGCCGACGGCGGAGACCCCCAGGACGGCGCGCAGCCGCCGTATGCGGCGAGGACGGGGGACACGGTGTGCGGACATGGGTTCCTTCGGATCGCTCGGGTCGGACATCGGTCGGAAGTGGAGGCCTCCATCCCGACAGACGTCCGGCCCCGGACGAGGTTGCGGGTGACGGCCGGAGAATTTTCGTCCGCGATCCGGCGCCCGGCCGTCACCCGCCCCCGGGTGCCCCGCGGTCAGCCCAGGCGCTTCAGCAGCTCCTCCGCCACCTGCGCCGAGGAGGCCGGGTTCTGGCCGGTGATCAGGTTGCCGTCGACGACCACGTGCGGCGCCCACGGCGCGGCCGTCCGAACGTCGACGCCCGCCTCGGTGAGCCGGTCCTCGAGCAGCCACCGGACGCGCGGGGCGAGGCCGCCCTGGGTCTCCTCCTCGTTGGTGAAGGCGGCCACCGGGCGCCCGGCGAAGGCGTTCGCGCCGTCGGCGCGCACCGCGGCGAGCAGCGCGGCCGGACCGTGGCAGACCACGGCCAGGGGCCTGCCGGAGTCGAGGGCCGCGACCAGCAGCCGTCCCGAGTCCTCGTCCACGGCCAGGTCCTCCATGGGCCCGTGCCCGCCGGGGTAGAACACGGCGGCGAAGTCGTCGAGGTCGGCCTCCGCCAGCTTCACCGGCTCCCCCAGTTCGGTCATCTCCTCCAGGCCGCGCGCGATCTCGTCGGCCCGCTCCTGACCGCCGTTGACCTCGGCGGCCAGGCTCGCCCGGTCGACCGGGGGCGGCGTGCCGCCCGGCGTGGCGACGACGATCTCGTGTCCGGCGGCCTTCAGGGCGCGGTAGGGGACCACGGCCTCCTCCGCCCAGAAACCGGTCGGGTGCTGGGAGCCGTCGGCGAGGGTCAGGCGGTCGGCACCGGTCAACACAAAAAGGATCTTCGACATGGGTCTTCTTCTCCCGGAACGTGCGGCTTACGGGAACGAACGTAGGCGCGCCTGCCCATAGGCAACCAATGAAGACATGGATGGCGGACATTGGCTTCCCTATGGGTCGCTCCCGCCCGGGCGCGCGGAATACTCGGCGGTGTGGACACCCCCTCCCTGGACCTGAACCTCCTGCGCACGTTCCTCGCGGTCTACCGCTCCGGTTCCTTCACCGGCGCCGCCCGCCTGCTGGGCCTGTCGCAGCCGACGGTGACGACACAGATGCGCGCGCTGGAACGGCTGAGCGGCCGGGAGCTGTTCGAACGGCTGCCGCGCGGGGTCACGCCGACGCAGGTGGCCGACGAACTGGCCGCCCGGATCGCCGCGCCCCTGGACGAGCTCGCCGCCGTGGCCGGCCCCGGCCCGCTGGAGGGTGCCCGCCCGGAGCCCGTCCACCTCGCGGGGCCCGCCGAGTTCCTGTGCACCCAGGTGATGCCCGCCCTCGCGCCACTGGTCGCGGAGGGGGTACGGCTGCGGGTGGCCACGGGCCTGACCGAGCCGCTGCTGGAGGAACTGCGGGCGGGCCGGCACGACCTGGTGATCGCCACCGCCCGCCCGCGCGGCCGCGCGCTCCATGCCGTGCCGCTCGGCGACGAGGAGTTCGTGCTGGTCGCCGCCCCGGTCTGGGCCGAACGGCTCGCCGGGCGGCTGCCCGCCGAGGGCCCGGCCGCCCTGCAGTCGGTCCCGCTGATCACCTACGCCGAGGACCTGCCCATCGCCCGCCGCTACTGGCGGCACGTCTTCGGCCGGCGGCTGTCGCACACCGCCGCCGTCACCGTGCCCGACCTGCGCGGGGTGCTGGCGGCGGTGGCCGCCGGGGCGGGGTTCTCCGTCCTGCCCCGGTACCTGTGCGCGGAACCACTGCGGTCCGGTGCGCTGGTGGCGCTGCTGGAGCCGGAGGACGCGCCGATCAACACCGGCTACCTCGTCCAGCGGCCCGGCGCCTCCGAGAACCCGGACGTGGTCCGCGTCCGTGAACTGCTCGTGCGGGAGGGGCGGACCTGGTAGGGCGGAGCTGGCAGGGCCGA
Above is a genomic segment from Streptomyces collinus Tu 365 containing:
- a CDS encoding C40 family peptidase, which translates into the protein MASHRRPKQPSRTRVTVLTTAAAAAVALSANAANAAPGEKLGKDEVKAKVDKLYEQAEQATEKYNGAKEKQQKLQKEISTVQDNVARGQQELNKLREGLGSMATAQYRSGGIDASVQLFLSSDPDDFLDKASTLDQLSSQQVEALKKIQDKQRELAQERAEATEKLKDLASTRTELGNKKKEVQGKLAEAQKLLNTLTAKEKAALDAEQQRANRSSTERVELKDAPPASGRAGAAFSAAQSQIGKPYVYGATGPSSFDCSGLTSWAYAQAGVSIPRTSEAQSGIGTRLTRSQLQVGDLVFFFNDLHHVGLYAGNGQVLHAPRTGTVVRYESMDTIGGPFMFGVRV
- a CDS encoding pirin family protein → MSNLDRAPVPSVCGGRGFVVAEPVRELLSPRHVKLGESTEVRRLLPNLGRRMIGAWAFVDHYGPDDIAGEPGMQVPPHPHIGLQTVSWLHEGEVLHRDSTGSLQTIRPKQLGLMTSGRAISHSEESPRSHARFLHGAQLWVALPDEHRHTEPMFEYHADLPTVTAPGLTATVILGGLDGSSSPGTTFTPIVGADLALTRGTDVRLPLERDFEYGVLAMSGEVHVDGVPVLPGSMLYLGCGRTELPLRAESDAGIMLLGGEPFAEELIMWWNFVGRTQQDIEQAREDWTTGSRFGEVKGYDGAPLRAPELPPVPLKARGRVR
- a CDS encoding RNA polymerase sigma factor, which codes for MTTATPPAALPWDRAAAPESGAPSWRRFRRALRPHVPRARVPRRRALCARVLARVGIGTAAGPAPSGRGDGTTAPALRAPSSPSGIEELYHHRRLSLVRLAVLLVDDVPTAEDVVQDAFTALFRRHGHRLGTLDDPEAYLRTSVVNGARSVLRRRRTVRAHTPEPERHAPAPEEDVLLHEDHREVLAALRTLTTRQREVLVLRYWSHLTEAEIAATLGLSRGTVKSTASRAIDALGRRLEGLR
- a CDS encoding type 1 glutamine amidotransferase domain-containing protein — its product is MSKILFVLTGADRLTLADGSQHPTGFWAEEAVVPYRALKAAGHEIVVATPGGTPPPVDRASLAAEVNGGQERADEIARGLEEMTELGEPVKLAEADLDDFAAVFYPGGHGPMEDLAVDEDSGRLLVAALDSGRPLAVVCHGPAALLAAVRADGANAFAGRPVAAFTNEEETQGGLAPRVRWLLEDRLTEAGVDVRTAAPWAPHVVVDGNLITGQNPASSAQVAEELLKRLG
- a CDS encoding LysR family transcriptional regulator; the protein is MDTPSLDLNLLRTFLAVYRSGSFTGAARLLGLSQPTVTTQMRALERLSGRELFERLPRGVTPTQVADELAARIAAPLDELAAVAGPGPLEGARPEPVHLAGPAEFLCTQVMPALAPLVAEGVRLRVATGLTEPLLEELRAGRHDLVIATARPRGRALHAVPLGDEEFVLVAAPVWAERLAGRLPAEGPAALQSVPLITYAEDLPIARRYWRHVFGRRLSHTAAVTVPDLRGVLAAVAAGAGFSVLPRYLCAEPLRSGALVALLEPEDAPINTGYLVQRPGASENPDVVRVRELLVREGRTW